GTCAAATTTCCAATTCTCGAAGGAATTTCTCCTGAAAGAAGATTGTGAGAAAGGAACAAAGCCTGCAAGCTTTTCAACTCGGTGATTTTCAAAGGAATTTCACCAGAGAATTGATTGTGAGAAAGGTCAAGAAAAACAAGGCCAAGTTTCTCTGTGGTCTCTGCAATTTTACTAGGAATGGGACCAGACAAATCATTATTACTCAAGTCCAAAACAACAAGTTTCTCCGAGAACACAAGCCTCGAATATATTCTATACCTTAAATGGTTCCCTGATAGATTCAAATGAGTCATAGCTTGAAAGGAAGCAATACAAGCAGGTAAACCCCCCACAATAGAATTGTTAGACAAATTCAACACAGTTAGCGACTGAATCGAAGCTGCAAAACAAGGCAAAGTACCTGTAAACTGATTCGAAGCAAGGTTGAGAATAACCATAGGTTGTCGAAAAACAACAAGATTACCAGACAATAAATTATTCTCAAGGTCCAAATACTTAAGAGACTTCAAGTTAAGCAAACTCTCAGGTATACCTCCACTGAATGAACAGAAACCAAGATTAACCCTTTCAAGATTTGCAGAGAAGTTACCTATCCATAAAGGAAGTGAACCTCCCAAGGCTGGATTCTCATTcaaaacaagctcagtgagaaccTTAAGCCTCATGAAAGAATCCGGTATTCCACCATGAAACCTGTTGTGACTAAGATCAATAACTCTAAGGTTAAGTAAGTTCCCAAAACAAACAGGTAGAGGGCAAGTGAAATTATTGTGTGAAAAATCCACCTTGTTAAGATACAAAAGGTTACAAAAACTAGGGTGGACTTGACCTGACAAGTTCATACTTGTTAAATTGATTGAAACCACTCTACCAGTAGTGTTGTCACAAGTGATTCCATTCCATGTAGAACAATTAGACCCAACCCAGTTGGATAAACTCTGGCTAGGGTCATGCAGTGATGATTTGAACCATAAAAGAGATTTTTTGTCTTGTGGGTTAATGCTAATATCAAGTGACTGAGAAGGGGTTACACATAGAAGAATCAGATAAAAGAGTAAACGATTCATGGGCATGGTAAAGGTGTGATTTTTATGAAAGGGGTGAAGTGTTTGAAGcagtggaagatgaaaaagaggaACTTGGTTGATGAATTTGAAGATTCTAGAATGAAAACTTGAAGGGGGAAAACATAAAAAAAGACAGAAAAAGGAACATAAACAACAACTTACATTGGTTTAGGTTGGTGGTGTATGTTACAGAGATAAAGTGAGATTGGAAGAGGTTGGGTTTGGATTGGATCAAGAAAAATAAAGTGGCTTTGATGTGCTTTCTTCACTCTCTTTATTCTCTTTTCTGtgttcctttttctttttgttgcCAATCTCTTCCCTTTTTCTATTGTGTGTATTGTGAAACTTGCAACAAGTACTATCATTTTTCTACACTTGTAAATTCAATATTCTTCAAAAATACCACTAGTATATTTTTAGATCTCTAAAGAGCATCTTTACTGGGGTGAATTATAAAGAACTAAAATTAGTaaattaagtatttttttttttgaccaaATTGTTAAATaggatttaaaaaatttataattgatctattttttttttaaagtttaatggAGTTGCTTATAAATAACTTCAAAGTGGCCccacatatttatatttattaatttgtaattatttttaacaGTAAACTCAACTATAAGAATTGATTGTCTTTCATctcaatattataaaattattatttttatgaccaATGAAGTTTAGTTGTCGTTGCTTCTATAGTGCATCCAAAATTATATACGATGCCGTGTCATCTTTCTCTAATGCAGGTTGTGTATAAGTAAGGTACAGGTCCTTTGCATGTGGAGCTTTCTATACAAAAGATTAGGGGTGGTTAAACAGACCCGACCCGTCGGACATGTTTGTTTTGCCTGCATTTTTTGCATGGCGGGTCAAAGTTTTAGGTCAGAATTCTCTTATATGTCTACCCTGTTTTGCCTTGTTTTTTTGCGGACTTTTGCGAGCGTGGGCATAAacatgaaaatttgaaatttttaggcttaaaaggtgcAATGTTAACCTCGCCCCACACTCATTTTTTTGGGCGGGGCAAGATTTTGGGCCTGCACCCTCAACAAACTCCGCCCCTTCCCACCTTGTTTTTTTTGCAAACTTTTACGTGGTGGGCCTTAACGAGGCGGACATGCTCATTTTCCACCCATATAGAAGATGTGACTCACCAACACCCGAGTGATGCTGAACGCAATAGATGCTTGAGAAAGGAAATAACTCTTTGGAGCCGTGTTGTTTCCCAAGTCCAATAAGGGTATGAATTTGAGATTTGTGTCTGCAGACTGAGTCCAGATGTCTTTCAGGGGGGACGATCAGTTATTGTTGATGTTTGCTTCTCGGGGAGTGAGAGCAATGTAAAGGCTAGTGATATGCCAGTGATGTGTAATTTCCTTATGTTTTTCCTAAAAATATATGCGACTTGCCTCCAAAGCCTGAACCTGAATTCGAGGAAGGTTAAAAGAAGTTCGTTCTATTAAACGAGTGGACGAATCCTATGACAATGGCTTCATACTAGATATTTGCTTTAGAGCTAGGTGAGTTGAAGAAAGAATTAAAAGAATTGTTTAAAAAGAAGTTTCTTCGAccaagtgtttctccgtggggtgcatcTGTGTTGTTAGTTAAGAAGAAGGATGGCaatatgaggttgtgtgtggactagagacagttgaataaggtgactatcaagaataagtatccactttcgaggggcaaaattaataaaaataagggtGTGAAAACTAAAATAGATGAATATCCAATGGTCCAGACAGGCCCAACTCAattaattatatatgaattataacaaacaaattttttaaaaaataattatgctACAATGTTATAGACCGGCTGGTGTTTTATCTTTTTCCTCTTTGTCTTTGACGGTTGGtgcttcaatatatatatatatatatatatatatatatatatatatatatatatatatatatatatatatatatatatatatatatatatatatatatatatatatatatatattatatcattattattaaatattataataataagagtTTTATATTGATAAAACTCCAATCAACTAATTATCTTCTTAGTCTTTTTTTCTTGAAGGataccatttttattttttagtcttCTTGCAATTTATGCTttcaaaaatttataattgattaGACCTTccctaattttataattttttttacttcttttctattataattttatagcgacattataatttttcatatattataaaaTCAAACAAGAAATCATGGgcgtttaaattaaattaaaaggtaaaagtaatacaaattaaaatgtatGAAAATGATGAGTTTTACTATGTGGTCAAATTAGAGAGTTCAAGAAAAATTAATTTGTCAATATGAGAAATTATCTAAGTTTTCCacataataaataacattaaaatttttgggtttttttttaagaaataagttGAAAATGTCCAACTATTATTTTGTTAGCTTTTGAGGGGTTATATTTTATGtccctcattttttattttcttttttattgaataaattatatttaataaaagtAATATTAAAACTAATGTATAAGTAAATttatagttataaaataaaataaatgcataataatttaaaatttcaactcaattatagatattataataaaccaatataaaaactaaagtggaaaaaaaaactatttgaatttttagaattttttagttTCTTCAAGGGCACACACGTTTACAATTGAACATTTGCTATTGTTCACTATAAATAGATCTAACAAAAACTAAAGACAATTGGAATACTCTTTATTTCCTTATCATCTTTTTTTAGAGTACAAGTTAGAAAATGCAAGGTACTCGAAATCATGGGCGGAGCTGCAGCCCAGCGAACTCAGACACGCGTCCGCTCTCAACTCCTCCTTTCGTCGTATATTCACCACTTAATAGTTTGTTTTTAGACAATaccaggggcaaaattagtaatttttagataaaattaagGATAAAATCAGTAAAAACATGGtgtgaaatttttggacaaaatcaagatatttttttagataaaatcaagAGCAAAATTAGTAGAGACACaatgtaaaattagtaaaaacaaggtGTAAACTTTTTGCCCAGgctccctaaaatttctggctccgccactgttaATAGgggcttgtgtgtttagcaagattgacttCAGATCTGGTTAGCATCATATTTGAGTTAAACTAGAGGATGTTCTAAAGATGACATTCAAGACTAGATATCATCACTATGAGTACACTGGAACATCGTTTGACATTTATAATGCACTAATCGTATTTATTGTCTTTACTGTGGCTTATGGGTGGGAGATCTTGTTACCCAACTTTCACATTCGCCTCTTCTAGAAAGATGAAGCCTTCTTTTTTAGGAACTTGTCCTGGAGAGTTTGCCTTCGCATCCATAATGTTTATGCCTACTGTTATGAATTTCTTCAAATTCAATCTTTCCACATAACACTTTCTGGAGATGTCATAGTCCCCCTGGATAATACCTACTCACCCATCTTGGAGAGGACACTTTATACATAGATACAAGGTAGATAGGAAAGGCCCTAGTTGGTTGAAGGTAGGCCACTCTTTGATCATATTATATGATGAGATCGCATCGATGAATAAATGTCTTAGCTTGACATGCCTGGCGTTTTCTCTTGTTCCAAAGAATATCTTCACAGTTATGTTActctttgtaacacccttctaaacccccgcggaaatataatataatcagagtaataacacatcaaggatgctacaattattaaaaaaaaaaaaacatcaagtcgattgtcatgctttattagaaattaatcaatatcaaacatgtgtttagcacagcggaatttaattcaacagtattaggaaacatctccacacaaatactcaatacataaatccatagccaaaatggcaacaatgtataacaagtaacgctaagactaatcgatcccagtgttacaatcagagcatgactcgacacaaactacgggctagcctacaagctatcttcacccaatcaagacgccgctacatccttaatctgaaatcatcaaagtaagggtgagtttcattcgaattaataaccattatacaatcataagcaataaaatctcatagcaattatcatccatccaacatacatatagtcggaattattacaataagcaagcatcaattcaacaatgtttggccatcggcccacaactcttcattccatcaaataatcaagttatattaacaacaactccttaatacatcaatcatgtaaacacaccaaggcataacactagatctcatccaatcatgttataaccaatgcatatgattcaactgacactatgcatgtggtaccaaaattcgtgaatcacattcacaagacttctctctttgatactgccctctagtcgctcacaccccacatgggcacacgactactgcctcatcgctcacaccccacatgggcacacaatgacttcccgctaatctccgcacaatgggaattagccttccaatgcaaatgatttatgaataatgcacacatgacacatacttacatcatcatacatcatcatcatcattccgatgcttaacatcgcttgtCACCTCGTACCAATAActtcacaacaagtatgtacatgtataggcatcattcaatcattcacatacgttcaccataaccaacatattaatattaacaacatattaatattcacaatcatcaatcatcaccatcatcatacatcgttacatctatcatcattacacaccatgtaataaattgctAAAACAACTCAACAGTAAAGTCACAAAGCAtgtatcatttacgacatgttatataccaacatcactcattggatatcataatcccatcaccaacat
The Vicia villosa cultivar HV-30 ecotype Madison, WI linkage group LG6, Vvil1.0, whole genome shotgun sequence genome window above contains:
- the LOC131609680 gene encoding receptor-like protein CLAVATA2, with translation MPMNRLLFYLILLCVTPSQSLDISINPQDKKSLLWFKSSLHDPSQSLSNWVGSNCSTWNGITCDNTTGRVVSINLTSMNLSGQVHPSFCNLLYLNKVDFSHNNFTCPLPVCFGNLLNLRVIDLSHNRFHGGIPDSFMRLKVLTELVLNENPALGGSLPLWIGNFSANLERVNLGFCSFSGGIPESLLNLKSLKYLDLENNLLSGNLVVFRQPMVILNLASNQFTGTLPCFAASIQSLTVLNLSNNSIVGGLPACIASFQAMTHLNLSGNHLRYRIYSRLVFSEKLVVLDLSNNDLSGPIPSKIAETTEKLGLVFLDLSHNQFSGEIPLKITELKSLQALFLSHNLLSGEIPSRIGNLTYLQVIDLSHNSLSGTIPFSIVGCFQLYALILNNNNLSGIIQPEFDALDILRILDISNNRFSGAIPLTLAGCKSLEIVDFSSNDLSGSLNDAITKWMNLRYLSLARNNFDGNLPSWLFTFQALETMDLSHNKFSGFIPDINWKSSLLFNTRDVPVKEPLVEARRLEQRVSVVVSDSNQLSFTYDLSSMFGIDLSNNLLHGEIPRGLFGLAGLEYLNLSSNFLNGQLPGLQKMQDLKAIDLSHNSLSGHIPGNISSLQDLTILNLSYNCFSGYVPEKQGYGRFPGAFAGNPDLCLESLSGICDDGRIPSNQGSYFKEDKMDGPISVGIFFISAFVSFDFGVVILFCSARTRKYILQTKT